Part of the Capsicum annuum cultivar UCD-10X-F1 chromosome 12, UCD10Xv1.1, whole genome shotgun sequence genome is shown below.
AGTAATCCATATTTTAGCATCTTTATCATGTAGTATTTCAGCGTAATTAAAAGGTTCCGTATTAGGCTCCTCAGGGATTCTATCATATGTTCTCCCAAGAGTGCAAACCGTAAAGGTTTTTTAATAGTTCTCCCACTACGACGACTAGTCACTACAGGATCTGCTACATTTGGAACTAAATTTTGAAAACCCTCAATGTCTTCCTGTACTATGACAGGTTCCTCGACATTATCCTGAATATTTTCTTCCACAATTGCAGGTTTCTCGATGTTACTCCCACTACTTTGAGGTAGTGTAATGTCAAGTATTTGCTCTTGTGCAACCTCTTTCTTATTGACATTTCTCCGACTACGTGGATGGAATGGTATGTCAATAATAGTTTTTGGAATTTGttcttgtgtttcattattcGTTATTCTATTGCTCAATTtctgtaaaataattttacttctaGGAACGTGGTTCATTAAATAATCCTCtttaaaaaatctgaaatttgtCAAAACAATTATCTTCTGTTCCTTAGGAtagtaaaataaacccccttTTGTTCCTTTTGGATATCCAATAAAAATGCACACTTCTGTCCTAGATTCCAACTTatcagttttttcttttagcacaTGTACTGGACAACCCTAAATCCAAATATGCCATAGGCTAGGCTTGCGCCCACTCCACAATTCATATGGGGTTAAAGGTACTGATTTTGAAGGAACCAAGTTCAGAATATAATTTGTAGTTTCTAATGCATAACCCCAAAAAGAAAAGGGCAAATCTGAATAACTTAACATTGATCTAACTATTTCCATAAGAGTTCTATTTCGGCGTTCTGCCACACCATTTTATTGTGGTGTTCCCGGATCAGAATAGTGAGATATAATTCCTAATTCTGATAAGTATTTAATGAATGCCGCAGAAAGGTATTCACCATCACGATCAGATTGTAATGTATGGATATGTTTATTATGTCGCTTTTTCATTtccatcttaaattctttgaatttttcaaagcatTCAGATTTACGGCGCAACAAATAAATGTATCCATATTTCGAGTAATCATCTGTGAAAGTCATAAAATACTCAGAACTATCTCTTTCTTGTATATTCATTGGACTACAAAAATCAGTATAAATTAATTCTAACTTATTACCGGCTCTATTTCTTTAGGAAGGAAAATGTCTCTTGGTCATTTTACCTTCTAAACAAGATTCACAAGTTGGAAGTGCCTTCACTTTCAATAAGCTCAAAGGTCCATCAGAAACCAACCGTGAGAtcctatttatatttatatgacCTAGACATAAGTGCCATAAGTATGTTTCACTCAattccaaaatatattttcttttatgtgatTGATCAACATTATTAAGTTCCATTTTTTGTAGCATATCATAGAaaacatcaaatacaaacaaTAATGTATTCTaggagaagaaataataaaatgcttATTAAACTTAATAATTGCACAATTATTAGCAAAATAAACATTGTAACCAATATCCATTATTTTtgaaactgaaagtaaattccttcttatagaaggtACGTAAAGAACATTATTCAGTCTTAAAACTCTAGAACTACTAAACGAAATAGAAATATTTTCTATAGCTAAGGCTGGTGCTGGTTCCCCATTTTCTTGAAACACGTTCAGTTCATTTTCACTTAGGCGTCGTGTTTCCTGAAACCCCTGCAAGGATGTGCAGATATGATTAGTGGCTCCCAAATCTATATCCCAAAATTGGGTAGAAACAACCGCTAAAAATGTTTTAACGACATATGAAAAAGATGTACCTTGTTTCTGCATCTTAGCTATGTAGCCGGGACACCGTTTCTTATAATGACCAGGTTGCTTGCAATGATAGCATTTTCCCTTAAGCTTTGCCACACCACCATTAGCACCTGAAACCTTCTGaggctattttattttttttcgccTTTTGGCTTAGAAGTCGAAGACAAAAATTTGTCAACCATCAACGTCGCAGGAGGAGCTTGTTGCTTAATGATAGATTCTGCCGCTTGCAGCTCATTCAACAGTTTCACAAGAGATAAGTCcatcttattcatgttataatTCAAGCAAAACTGCTGAAAACTGTCTGGCAGAGTCTGTAGGACCATCTTAACCTGAGACTCCTTATCAATAACCGCACTAAGAATTTCCAGCTCGTTCAATAGACTCATCAATTTAAGAATATGTTCCCTTACCAAAGTTTCTTCAACCATTTTTGTGGTCAAAAGAGTTTTCATGGCCATCTGTATTGAAAGATAATTTTACTCTTCGAACATCTCTTTGAGAGATTCAAACATATCATAGGCAGTAGTCATGGACTATTGCTGATGCTGCAACACATTTATCATAGAGGCAAGAAGGTAGTATCTTGCCATCTCATCAGCCTTGACCCACTTATCGTACTCTTTAATCTCATTATCAGTGGGTTCATCTGACTTAACAGGACATTCCTCAatcaacataaatttaaaatccCTCAGCAGTAAGAACAATATCCAAATTATATTTTCAGTCCACATAGTTAGGGCcttctaatttattttgattcagaATAGAAGTTAAGGGATTGAATGAAGACatggttaatctattatataatcaaattaaaatagatcattagacatactacataataataaaattcttcaaaaacaCATCACACATATAACCATGCACATAAACAGTTAGAATCGTTAGGAAAACTTAACCATTTAAGCAAATATACATGTAATGTTAGATATTTTATCTCTTAAATAAAactgtaacgacccaatttgctgaaccgaaatgatacacggtgctcatgaccccgaaggaccacaagctaacccatgactgatatctgtacctttatactacataagataacataaaaatgcggaaacatgcattgaaaggccataaggttcgattgtgaacataactgaataatgtaacatctgtgtggggtaatagaatacccaaaacaaaactaaagtctaaaacatgatagtctgtatctagtctgaaagctctactatctgaagaatctgaataaggagttgatgggacatgtccccaactaactccaactaataagctaatcaatgagataatagaaaattattatgtcctcgaaggatgaggactcacttttactctgactgctgaaactggaatctactgctgatctggaactcgtgtctctgaacctatggtgtaacaaaaaaagaaagcaccatagcgcgaatgcgtcagtacatatgtaccgagtatacatgtgaggtaggctatatgcgatggttcacatgcatgaataatgctaactgactgtctaacatgaacgtgagaatatatgtataaatacgtaactgtaactaactAGGTGATGTcgtgatttctgagtctgtatactgataacgtgacatgctagtaactgatatgactgataacatgaaggactatatttgaataatgctgataacatgggtgactatatctgagtataactgataacgtgggtgactgtagctgacagtcctgaatctgatgaaactatctgagtttcgtactgtatctgacagtcctaaaatttgaaaaactatctgagttctattactgagactgattgactgtatttgacagtcctgattctgtaacatgaaattatAGGAAGTAGTATCTAATCGATATACCCCAAAGGTGATATGATAGCTGAGCTGGGATCCAATCTATggcctgattggaagggtgtcaataccgcgccactggtaaggacaacatgtgagtaaccctcatatgataggtaactctagcgagaacggtgggaaccctcacataacaggttaagccacctcatctaccctcgtATAGCagactatgatgtctcaacctatgctggctacatagttctgaaatgcaagaattgcttctaggaatcataccctcgtataacaggtgagtccccatccatgggttcacttggtgctaattcctactcccatatgaatggacactgaacatgatttactgaactgaactgagcatggactgagttactgaatttctgtagctgacggaatactactgatatctaaaaactgactgagtcataagatcatggagattttttcggagtcataagactatctgaagtctaagagttcatagattgactgagagtatcgtgaaaacatgacatggatctaagcacacagctaatattttgagTACAAGTATCTCCAAgactcgatgaaagaaaactgacatgacttgatttcttgaatacatgataatcaccacaatatgtttattgaagcatttcatcaaacgtccaataggcataagcttgtacatttatggggattttcatgatatcatgctagttaggtaaattttccttcatctaggcattttatcaaacatatggcaggcatagtacatgtaaacatcatggtataacaattaaacatcatggttcaattccaatttcatcatacaaggttttagtcatgagattttgtaaacctttatctatactaatcaactcacatggaatttatcatcaaatcatggaatagaaatcaattcctcgtttatcaacatgaaagagaacatacaaagcatgaacacatgaagaaaatccataacttgtagttgaaaagggattcttggacttcatggacgaaaggagcccatgaatgaacactgtgcataccttagatcatgatttcgtgaagattgatggtgaaaccttcctgaatttgaattcccaatagaaaccctagcttgttcttgagataaacttgagagaaactaatatgttttgggtaaaaaatggctgaatcacgtgttaaagggattatataggggtaataagttgacccttttaaccctgaacacgtcattaaattttcagtaaGATTTTCCGAGTTGGGACCTTGGCGCGATGCGAcgttatcgcgtcgtgtcactggaaattgataattggaaAGCTGCACAGTGGCGCGaggcggagctatcgcgttgccaccttgtctacgatcTGGAAGTTTGGTGTGACACGCcagtatcgcggagcaacactggaatttgacaattgccatttgagctatctccgtgacgcgctgaaggctcaggtcaaacactgtctcactaaaaaggacctaactcttcgcccgggtgttgaatttgggcgaattatatatcgatggaaatcttattcaatttaccacgtgataggaagtgaaaattatgaaaataacacatgtataataatgaattcttatttcaaagcaagttctaacatccttgagatgatttttgagCTAAGAAAAAGTACttgtattacaaaaataaaaccaACTCAGTTGGAGAGTCAACTATTGATTTAAGTTAgataaatatcatatttcataagTCTCTGTATCATTGAACCAACATGTAACTTAGTTGGAAAGTTAATACAAGTCATAAGAAACAAGAGACTATAAAACAATATTACAATATACAAGTTTATCCGATGGGGAAGATGACCGATGTCAACATGTAAACTCATATTATGTACTGTTATTAACCACTGGAAATCATAAGGAATAATCCCTATCACTACTGGtctgcaaaaaataatttttttaaaatttttaattttttcaaaaatataaaaacgcCCCAAAACTCATCAAAACGACCCTGAATGGTCAAAAAATAATCTGCATTACAGTTTACTGTGTGTATTGTTCAGTGGGTCATTTTCAATAAACGTACCAAAGTTCAGGTCATTCGAAGTTcgtcaaaaaactaaaaaactctaaaaccgaCCAAATTGGCAATTATTGGCCGAGCTGTTGCGAGGGACAACAGGGCTTCCTGCACAGCTTGGCCTTACTGCTACTGTTTATACAGTGAGTAATGACTATAGTTGGTTGTAGTCGAGACTCATTATTGTTTTGCACTTAATCTACAAAACTAATTTTcacaaaactatgcaaaattcaTTTTATGCTTTCTTAATGATAAACTTAAATTCTCTTAGaatcaataaaatcatcaaaaacatgaaaaacagtCAGCAACAACATGatatcaaaaatatgaaaagcagccaacaacaacatgatttatacaattattatCCAAAATATGTACAACAAATCATGTAATTTCTCTTACGTTATCTAGCATATGTAAGAAGACTACTAATAACAATTGTTAGAACATGCACAACGGAAGCAATAATTCTACAGGATCAATAAATTACATATAATCTAGATAACgtaatcaaaatgaaaattagaaaacttacctcttgAAGCTTTCACAAATATCGTATAATGCCTTGGCCTTCAGTTCTGCAGTCTTCTACTACTGCCTGACTTAACCTTTGCTTATCAAACTTGTGTGGGCAAGTCTTTTTGGactcaaagaaaagatgaaattcaCTTTATCTTCTGAACCCTAAACCCTATTTATTCTTGTTTCCtcataaaaaggaaaaatcaagAGGCAAACGCTTTTAGGCCTCTTTAGTTGTCCAAAATATTTTAG
Proteins encoded:
- the LOC107849307 gene encoding uncharacterized protein LOC107849307 gives rise to the protein MAMKTLLTTKMVEETLVREHILKLMSLLNELEILSAVIDKESQVKMVLQTLPDSFQQFCLNYNMNKMDLSLVKLLNELQAAESIIKQQAPPATLMVDKFLSSTSKPKGEKK